The Herbaspirillum sp. DW155 genomic interval ATGGAAAACTTCTGGCAGGCCTGCTCCCACAAACTTGAGCAGGAGCTGACGCCTCAGCAATACAGCGCCTGGATCAAGCCGCTGGTGCCGCTCGACTTCGAAGACGGGCTGCTGCGCATTGCCGCGCCCAATCGCTTCAAGCTCGATTGGGTCAAGACGCAGTTCGCCAACCGCATCACCGCGCTGGCCTGCGAATACTGGGACGCGCCCACCGAAGTGCAGTTCGTGCTGGACCCGCGCGGCAACCAGGGCCGCCGCCCGGCCGCCAATGCGCAGGCCAATGGCGGGGGCGCCAACGGACTGGGTTTGCCCAACCACGAACAGCTGCACCTGGACCCCGAGCCGGCCCAGCCGGTGCGCGCGGTCGCCCCGCGCCAGGAACAGTCGCGCATCAACCCGGTACTGACCTTCGACAACCTGGTCACCGGTAAGGCCAACCAGCTGGCGCGCGCGGCGGCCACCCAGGTGGCCAACAACCCCGGTACCTCGTACAACCCGCTGTTCCTGTACGGCGGCGTCGGTCTGGGTAAAACCCACATCATCCACGCCATCGGCAACCAGGTGCTTGTGGATAACCCGGGCGCGAAGATCCGCTACATCCACGCCGAACAATACGTGCGCGATGTGGTGACGGCGTATCAGCGCAAGGGTTTTGACGACTTCAAGCGCTATTACCACTCGCTGGACCTGCTGCTGATCGACGATATCCAGTTCTTCGGCGGCAAGAGCCGCACGCAGGAAGAATTCTTCTATGCCTTTGAAGCCCTGATCGCCGCCAAGAAGCAGATCATCATCACCAGTGATACCTATCCCAAGGAAATCAGCGGCATGGATGACCGCCTGATCTCCCGCTTCGACTCGGGCCTCACGGTAGCCATCGAGCCGCCCGAGCTGGAAATGCGGGTGGCGATCCTGATGAAGAAGGCGTCCGCCGAAGACGTGGTGCTGTCCGACGACGTGGCCTTCTTCGTGGCCAAGCATCTGCGCTCCAACGTGCGCGAGCTGGAAGGCGCGTTGCGCAAGATCCTGGCCTACTCGCGTTTCCACGGCAAGGACATCACCATCGATGTGGTCAAGGAAGCCCTGAAGGACCTGCTGTCGGTGCAGAACCGCCAGATCTCGGTGGAAAACATCCAGAAGACGGTGGCCGACTTCTTCAATATCAAGGTCGCCGATATGTACTCCAAGAAGCGCCCGGCCAACATCGCCCGTCCGCGCCAGATCGCCATGTACCTGGCCAAGGAACTGACCCAGAAGAGCCTGCCGGAAATCGGCGACCTCTTTGGCGGCCGCGACCACACCACGGTGCTGCACGCGGTGCGCAAGATCGCCGCCGACCGCGCCAAGAGCCCGGAATGCAATCACGAACTGCACGTGCTGGAGCAAACCCTGAAGGGTTGATTGCTGACCTTTCCTGACCCGGGCGCGAGCCTGTGGACAAGATGACCTGCCGCCCGCTTCCAGCGTGAACCGGGCGGCATTTCTTTTCCACAGGGCATTACCGAAAACGCCCTTGGAGGCCTGTGGATAATTGAAAAAGCCGCCTTCGGCGGCATATGAAGAAAAAGACAATATCCGCGCCCAACCCGCCTCTTTTTGCCGCCCGACGGCCCTCCCCGCCCCCCTGCCGCACTATTACGAAGAGGGGATGATTGGTACAATGGAAGGCGTTATTTCGCAGGCGGACGCAAGGGCCGGCCATGGAGCAGGAAATCCGCGAAGTATCACGGAAACTTCGAATAAATACCCGGCAAGATCCGGCAAAAGTATTCAAACGTTCCAAACGTATAGCCAAGTGGTTCTGGCTGCCCGGGTTTGTCAGGCGCAGATGGACAATGCCGGGTCGCTGTATCACCAGCTTTTCGGGAACGGGTTCCGGACGGGCAGCGACCGGTCATGCACGAGCAGGAGCGTTGCGTATTGAGAGAAGTGCGTCAGGCAGTGTGCACTGCCGGCAGCCGCAGTTTTTCACCACAGGAGGAACACGCGCGACATGGGCATGACTGAACGCCGGCCAACGGCGCCCTTTAAACCACTATTAGCAAGGACAAACTGACTATGCAATTGGTTAAAACCCAACGAGACACGCTCCTGCGTCCTCTGCAGATCGTGAGTGGTATTGTCGAGCGTCGGCACACATTGCCGATTCTGGCCAATATTCTCATTCGCAAGGACGGCGAGAAGGTGTCTTTCCTGTCCACCGACATCGAAGTGCAGATCACCACGCACGCCGATGTCGGTTCGGGTAGCGAGGCCACCGCCACCACCGTGGCGGCCCGCAAGCTGCTCGACATCCTGCGCGCCCTGCCGGATTCCGGCGAAGTCTCGATTTCGCTCTCCAACAAACGTCTGACCGTGCAGTCGGGCAAGTCCCGCTTTGCCCTGCAGACGCTGGCCGCCGAGGAATTCCCCACGGTCGCCCAGGCCGAGCACTACAACGCCCAGGTCAACCTGCCGCAGAAGACCCTGAAGCACCTCTTCAACATGGTCCACTTCGCCATGGCCCAGCAGGATATCCGTTACTACCTCAACGGCCTGCTGCTGGTGGTGGAAGGCAAGAACGTCATCGCAGTGGCCACCGATGGCCACCGCCTGGCCTTCTGCCAGGTCGAGACCGAAGAGGACTTCCCGCGCCAGGAAGTCATCATCCCGCGCAAGACCATCATCGAGCTGCAACGCCTGCTCGACGACAGCGATGATGAAGTCCAGCTGCAGATCGCCAACAACCAGGTCAAGCTGACCTTCGCCGACATCGAGCTGATCTCCAAGCTGGTCGAAGGCAAGTTCCCCGACTACACCCGCGTGGTGCCCAAGGGTTACAAGAACAGCTTCACCATCAGCCGCGACCAGCTGCTGCGCTCGCTGCAACGCGCGGCCATCATGACCAGCGACAAGTTCAAGGGCGTGCGCTGGGTGATCGCACCGGGCAGCCTCAAGATCAGTTCCACCAACGCCGACCAGGAAGAAGCGGTCGAAGAACTCGAAATCGACTACGGCGGCGACACCGTGGACATCGGTTTCAACGTCAGCTATCTGCTCGACGTGCTCAACAACCTCAAGAACGACTACGTGAACATCGCCCTGGGCGATGCCAACTCGTCGGCCCTGATCACCATCCCTGACAACGCTGACTTCAAGTACGTCGTCATGCCGATGCGGATCTGAGCAAACCCGCTCCACGCGCACGAGGGGCCGTCCGAGACGGCCCCTCGGTTGCTTTTAAGAATTCCAAAGATTCGTCCCACGAATTCCGTTTTTTGCAGCTCCCTAGTCGTTTGGCTAGCATTTTCAGAAGGTAACCATGTCCTCCAGCCCCGCAGACAACACCAATTCCGCGCAACAAAGCTATGGCGCTTCTTCCATCCAGATCCTGGAAGGCCTGGAGGCGGTGCGCAAGCGTCCCGGCATGTACATTGGCGACACCTCTGATGGCACCGGCCTGCACCACCTGGTGTTCGAAGTGCTGGACAACTCGATCGACGAAGCCCTGGCCGGCTACTGCAGCGAGATCCACGTCACCATCCACGCCGACAACTCCATCTCGATCACCGACAACGGCCGCGGCATCCCCACGGGCCTGAAGATGGACGACAAGCACGAACCCAAGCGTTCGGCGGCCGAAATCGTGATGACCGAACTGCACGCCGGCGGCAAGTTCGACCAGAACTCCTACAAGGTCTCCGGCGGCCTGCACGGCGTGGGCGTGTCCTGCGTGAACGCGCTGTCGAAGAAGCTCAAGCTCACCATCCGCCGCGACGGCAAGGTGCATGCCATGGAATTCGCCAAGGGCATCGTGCAGAACCGCGAGCTGGAAGTGATCGATGGCGTGCAGGTCTCGCCGATCAAGGTCGTGGGCGAATCCGACAAGCGCGGCACCGAAGTGCATTTCTGGGCCGACGAAGAAATCTTCACGCACGTCGAATTCCACTACGAGATCCTGGCCAAGCGTATTCGTGAACTGTCGTTCCTGAACAATGGCGTTCATATCAAGCTCTCCGACCAGCGTACCGGCAAGGAAGAGGACTTCGCCTTCGAAGGCGGCACGCGCGGCTTCGTGGAATACATCAACAAGAACAAGAGCATCCTCAACCCGACCATTTTCCAGGCCACCGGCGAGAAGCAATCCGACCAGGGCACGCTGGTGTCGGTGGACGTGTCGATGCAATGGAACGACGCCTTCAACGAGCAGGTGCTCTGCTTCACCAACAACATCCCGCAGCGTGACGGCGGCACCCACCTGACCGGCCTGCGTGCGGCCATGACCCGCGTCATCAACAAGTACATCGAAGAAAACGATCTCGCCAAGAAGGCCAAGGTCGAGATCTCCGGCGACGACATGCGCGAAGGCCTGACCTGCGTGCTGTCGGTAAAGGTGCCGGAACCGAAGTTCAGCTCGCAGACCAAGGACAAGCTGGTCTCCAGCGAAGTGCGCGGCCCGGTGGAAGAAATCGTCGCCAAGACCCTGACCGACTTCCTGGCCGAGAAACCGAACGACGCCAAGATCATCTGCGGCAAGATCGTCGAAGCCGCGCGCGCCCGCGAGGCTGCGCGCAAGGCGCGCGAACTGACGCGCCGCAAGGGCGTGATGG includes:
- the dnaA gene encoding chromosomal replication initiator protein DnaA: MENFWQACSHKLEQELTPQQYSAWIKPLVPLDFEDGLLRIAAPNRFKLDWVKTQFANRITALACEYWDAPTEVQFVLDPRGNQGRRPAANAQANGGGANGLGLPNHEQLHLDPEPAQPVRAVAPRQEQSRINPVLTFDNLVTGKANQLARAAATQVANNPGTSYNPLFLYGGVGLGKTHIIHAIGNQVLVDNPGAKIRYIHAEQYVRDVVTAYQRKGFDDFKRYYHSLDLLLIDDIQFFGGKSRTQEEFFYAFEALIAAKKQIIITSDTYPKEISGMDDRLISRFDSGLTVAIEPPELEMRVAILMKKASAEDVVLSDDVAFFVAKHLRSNVRELEGALRKILAYSRFHGKDITIDVVKEALKDLLSVQNRQISVENIQKTVADFFNIKVADMYSKKRPANIARPRQIAMYLAKELTQKSLPEIGDLFGGRDHTTVLHAVRKIAADRAKSPECNHELHVLEQTLKG
- the dnaN gene encoding DNA polymerase III subunit beta encodes the protein MQLVKTQRDTLLRPLQIVSGIVERRHTLPILANILIRKDGEKVSFLSTDIEVQITTHADVGSGSEATATTVAARKLLDILRALPDSGEVSISLSNKRLTVQSGKSRFALQTLAAEEFPTVAQAEHYNAQVNLPQKTLKHLFNMVHFAMAQQDIRYYLNGLLLVVEGKNVIAVATDGHRLAFCQVETEEDFPRQEVIIPRKTIIELQRLLDDSDDEVQLQIANNQVKLTFADIELISKLVEGKFPDYTRVVPKGYKNSFTISRDQLLRSLQRAAIMTSDKFKGVRWVIAPGSLKISSTNADQEEAVEELEIDYGGDTVDIGFNVSYLLDVLNNLKNDYVNIALGDANSSALITIPDNADFKYVVMPMRI
- the gyrB gene encoding DNA topoisomerase (ATP-hydrolyzing) subunit B, with the protein product MSSSPADNTNSAQQSYGASSIQILEGLEAVRKRPGMYIGDTSDGTGLHHLVFEVLDNSIDEALAGYCSEIHVTIHADNSISITDNGRGIPTGLKMDDKHEPKRSAAEIVMTELHAGGKFDQNSYKVSGGLHGVGVSCVNALSKKLKLTIRRDGKVHAMEFAKGIVQNRELEVIDGVQVSPIKVVGESDKRGTEVHFWADEEIFTHVEFHYEILAKRIRELSFLNNGVHIKLSDQRTGKEEDFAFEGGTRGFVEYINKNKSILNPTIFQATGEKQSDQGTLVSVDVSMQWNDAFNEQVLCFTNNIPQRDGGTHLTGLRAAMTRVINKYIEENDLAKKAKVEISGDDMREGLTCVLSVKVPEPKFSSQTKDKLVSSEVRGPVEEIVAKTLTDFLAEKPNDAKIICGKIVEAARAREAARKARELTRRKGVMDGLGLSSKLADCQERDPALCELYIVEGDSAGGSAKQGRDRKFQAILPLRGKVLNVEKARFEKMLSSEQITTLIATLGTSIGADEFNPDKLRYHRIIIMTDADVDGAHIRTLLLTLFYRQMPALVERGHIYIAQPPLYKVKAGKDERYLKDDFEEAQYMMQIALNDAEIKPSEGAAPISGEALVELARQYNTANAIIMRLSRAIDESALNAIMTGGVALKMDNIEQATATAEELKKAINDINIDVQARVDEHSEKVALHIHRRQHGNIKATVIDADFVSGPDYQQLSTAAETFKGLIGKGAIVARGQGEKRKESVITEFRQAMAWLRDEAERGVNKQRYKGLGEMNPEQLWETTMDPTVRRLLKVQIEDAIAADQIFMTLMGDDVEPRRAFIESNALQAGNIDV